A segment of the Zingiber officinale cultivar Zhangliang chromosome 8B, Zo_v1.1, whole genome shotgun sequence genome:
acaaaaatcataaaatatttttaacattttataataatataaattatattctttataaaattaagacaccaaaaaaaatataatcacccttataattaaaaattacatacacagtataataatataatattaattagattccattccaaatttaattaCATTATAAATAGCATTGCATTACGCCTAACCAGATGTCACCGCAGCaataagtttcaaaaaaaaataagattctttaatatttttctaaacaaTAAAAGCCCGAAAGGAAGTGTCAAGGTAAAAACAAAATTACTACTGTGTGATGAcaaattggtatcaaagcaaactcttgcaaaacaaaataaaactgCACAGAAAACCCGCATTGGCAAAAACTTTATACACCAAACTGCCTTTAACAATAAAAGCCCTTTTAAACTATTTGCCAAGAAAAACAAGACAAATTTGATTTACTGTATACTTTTCACAAGAACATGCGTTAAAGCAAACATAATTTTTCAACAAAACACAAGCATTCAAAATAGAGAAGATTAGGAGTGCGCTAGTAACATGGTACCAGTAATTGAAGCTTCACCATCATTACACTTGACTTGAGCAAGTAAAACATGTAGCTAGCAAATATATGCATTTGGTCCACCATTTTAGTTTACAGAGTCATAATTATTATTAGCAAAATCAAGAACCAAAATGGTCCTCTACGGTTGAAGGCCACCTCCAGTTTGATGCAGCATGGCGTCGATCTCGTCACCATCTTCCATATCAAGCTAGAAAGGAAAAAAGTAATTAGTGAAGAAGACAAGACGACGGAAACTAGATGGGGGTAAAACAAAGAGTGATGATCTACTCACTTCTTCTGGAGTCTGCTCACCACGGAGCCGACGGCCATCGAAGAGGAAAGCAATGGAATTGAAATCCACAGATTGGCGATCACAGTAGGCATTCATGAGTTTCTTGAGCTGAGTGCTGCGCTTGATCCGGAAGAAGACTTCATTTCCAtcctaagaaaaaaattaaagaaaaggaaaataaggaCTGTGATAT
Coding sequences within it:
- the LOC122017544 gene encoding small ubiquitin-related modifier 2-like is translated as MSGAGNEEDKKPVDQAAHINLKVKGQDGNEVFFRIKRSTQLKKLMNAYCDRQSVDFNSIAFLFDGRRLRGEQTPEELDMEDGDEIDAMLHQTGGGLQP